From one Lycium barbarum isolate Lr01 chromosome 6, ASM1917538v2, whole genome shotgun sequence genomic stretch:
- the LOC132644361 gene encoding uncharacterized protein LOC132644361, whose product MENSQYGTWAELFKIHARSHKVLRHIIPPPKGKEKPASKTDEEVELWTTIDATVLQWIYSTISNDLLNTIIKPDATVMDVWDRLRDIFQDHQTSRAVTLEQEFTTTRMEDFPNAFAYCQHLKSLADQLKNVGAPVTNSRLVLQLVSGLTEAYKEVGTQIRHAKSLPLFTEARSSLFLEERELAAIVSHGSGSAMVASIDDAPLPSDNTNSRRGKSKNSRGQNSGTGCKGGSGRGSGSGKVTGGHDNSARSSGGQQQWTTGSGGQQQFGHW is encoded by the coding sequence ATGGAAAATTCACAATACGGTACATGGGCAGAACTTTTCAAAATTCATGCTCGTTCTCACAAGGTCCTTCGTCACATCATTCCTCCACCCAAAGGTAAGGAGAAGCCGGCTTCCAAAACTGATGAGGAAGTTGAATTATGGACCACCATTGACGCCACTGTGCTTCAATGGATTTATTCGACAATTTCGAATGATCTGTTAAACACTATCATCAAACCAGACGCTACTGTCATGGACGTTTGGGATCGCTTGCGTGATATCTTTCAAGATCATCAAACTTCTCGTGCGGTGACTCTTGAACAAGAATTCACGACGACTCGTATGGAGGATTTTCCCAATGCCTTCGCCTATTGTCAACATCTCAAGAGCCTTGCCGATCAACTGAAAAACGTCGGGGCTCCAGTGACGAATAGCCGCCTTGTCCTTCAACTGGTCTCGGGTCTCACTGAAGCGTACAAAGAAGTTGGGACACAAATTCGCCATGCAAAGTCGCTCCCCCTATTCACTGAGGCTCGGTCTTCCCTTTTTTTGGAAGAACGTGAACTTGCGGCTATAGTGTCTCACGGGTCTGGTTCGGCTATGGTGGCCTCGATCGACGACGCGCCACTCCCCTCAGACAACACAAACTCACGCCGAGGGAAATCAAAAAATTCCCGCGGCCAAAATTCTGGAACTGGCTGTAAAGGGGGCTCGGGCCGCGGCTCAGGCAGCGGCAAAGTCACCGGTGGCCACGATAATTCTGCTCGAAGCAGCGGCGGTCAGCAGCAGTGGACTACCGGCAGTGGCGGTCAGCAGCAGTTTGGCCACTGGTAA
- the LOC132645371 gene encoding E3 ubiquitin-protein ligase KEG, with protein MRVPCCSVCQNRYDEEERCPLLLQCGHGFCRECLSRMFSASPDTSLSCPRCRYVSLVGNSVTALKKNYAILALIRDSRYSSDDEDEEDAEGNVEDEENNDSRRRHGARNASSSGCGGGRIEVGAHQAVKLIRRIGGESMRPGVEMWGATISGGGRRCRHKVAVKKVGVGEEMDVEHVVWVQEKLEKLRRESMWCRNVCAFHGVTKLDRSLCLIMDRCKGSVQTEMQRNEGRLTLEQILRYGADIARGVAELHAAGIVCMNIKPSNLLLDANGHAVVSDYGIPAILKKPACRKARLECESAITHSCMDCTMLSPNYTAPEAWEPVKKSLNLFWDGAIGISPESDAWSFGCTLVEMCTGSIPWAGLSAEEIYRAVIKARRQPPQYASVVGVGIPPELWKMIGECLQFKVSKRPTFSSMLATFLRHLQEIPRSPPASPDHNLQYLGTNGVVPSAAYHVEVSLDDPSLLHKFVSEGNVNGVRDLLAKISGQRISTLHSVLEAQNADGQTALHLACRRGSVELVEAILEYSQANVDVLDKDGDPPLVFALAAGSPECVRALIRRHANVTSRLREGLGPSVAHVCAYHGQPDCMRELLLAGADPNAVDDEGESVLHRAVAKKYTDCAKIILENGGCKSMSILNSKNLTPLHLCITTWNVAVVKRWVELASIQDIADAIDIPSPVGTALCMAAALKKDREAEGRELVRLILAAGADPATQDTQLFRTVLHTAAMINDIELVKIILDAGVDVNIKNVNNTIPLHVALNRGAKSCVGLLLSAGANCNMQDDEGDNAFHVAAFSANMIRENLDWIVVMLRYPNAAVEVRNHSGKTLCDYLEALPREWISEDLIEALREKGVHLSPTVYEVGDWVKFKRSIVTPTYGWQGARHRSVGFVQNVLDKDNLIVSFCSGDGREAQVLVDEVVKVIPLDRGQHVKLKPDVREPRFGWRGHAHDSIGTVLCVDDDGVLRVGFPGASRGWKADPAEMERVEEFKVGDWVRIRPTLTTAKHGFGSATPGSIGVVYCVRPDNSLMVELSYLPHPWHCEPEEVEPVEPFRIADRVCVKRSVAEPRYAWGGETHHSVGKIIDIEADGLLIIEIPNRPIPWQADPSDMEKVEDFKVGDWVRVKASVPSPKYGWEDITRNSVGIIHSLEEDGDVGIAFCFRSKPFSCSVTDVEKVPPFEVGQEIHVLPSVSQPRLGWSNETPATVGKIVRIDMDGALNATVAGRGSLWKVSPGDAERLSGFEVGDWVRSKPSLGTRPSYDWYSIGKESLAVVHSVQDTGYLELACCFRKGRLMTHYTDIEKVSGFRIGQHVRFRAGLVEPRWGWRGTNPDSRGVITGVNADGEVRVAFFGLQCLWKGDPADLEIEPTFEVAEWIMLREIASGWKSVGPGSIGVVQGMSYEGDQWDGNVFVAFCGEQDQWKGYCNHLERVNKLLVGQRVRVRNSVKQPRFGWSGHSHASVGTIAAIDADGKLRIYTPAGSKSWMLDPSEVDLVEEKAIQVGDWVRVKDNVSNPTHQWGDVSHSSIGVVHRIEDGDLWVAFCFLDRLWLCKAGEMERIRAFKIGDKVKIRDGLVAPRWGWGMETHASRGEVVGVDANGKLRIKFQWREGRPWIGDPADIVLHEHDDQ; from the exons atgagagtACCTTGTTGTTCAGTTTGTCAGAATAGGTATGATGAAGAGGAGCGTTGTCCTTTACTGCTCCAATGCGGTCATGGATTTTGCCGAGAGTGTCTTTCTAGAATGTTCTCAGCTTCACCAGATACTAGTTTATCTTGCCCTAGGTGTCGCTACGTGTCCCTTGTGGGGAACTCTGTTACTGCCCTTAAGAAGAACTACGCGATCCTTGCTTTAATTAGGGATTCCAGGTATTCAAGTGATGATGAGGATGAAGAGGATGCTGAGGGTAATGTTGAGGATGAGGAGAATAATGATTCCAGGCGAAGGCATGGGGCCCGCAATGCGTCGAGTTCGGGTTGTGGTGGTGGGAGGATAGAGGTTGGTGCACATCAAGCGGTTAAGTTGATTAGGAGGATAGGTGGTGAGTCTATGAGGCCTGGGGTAGAAATGTGGGGGGCAACGATTTCGGGTGGTGGAAGGCGGTGTAGGCATAAAGTGGCGGTGAAGAAAGTGGGAGTTGGAGAGGAAATGGATGTGGAACATGTGGTATGGGTGCAAGAGAAGTTGGAGAAATTGAGGAGGGAATCTATGTGGTGTAGAAATGTGTGTGCTTTTCATGGTGTGACTAAATTGGATAGAAGCTTGTGTTTGATTATGGATAGGTGTAAAGGGTCAGTACAGACCGAGATGCAGCGGAACGAAGGGAGACTCACACTTGAGCAGATTCTGAG ATATGGAGCAGACATTGCGCGTGGGGTGGCTGAACTTCATGCAGCTGGTATTGTTTGCATGAATATTAAGCCGTCCAATCTTCTTTTAGATGCAAATGGTCATGCTGTGGTATCTGATTATGGGATTCCAGCAATTCTAAAGAAGCCTGCCTGTAGGAAAGCTCGATTGGAGTGTGAGTCCGCAATAACCCATTCTTGCATGGATTGTACTATGCTTAGCCCAAACTACACTGCTCCAGAAGCGTGGGAGCCTGTAAAGAAATCACTTAATCTTTTCTGGGATGGTGCCATTGGTATATCTCCAGAGTCAGATGCCTGGAGCTTTGGTTGCACATTGGTGGAAATGTGCACTGGTTCTATTCC CTGGGCTGGCTTAAGTGCAGAGGAAATTTATCGGGCTGTTATAAAGGCAAGGAGACAACCTCCTCAATATGCAAGTGTAGTGGGTGTTGGAATACCGCCAGAGTTGTGGAAGATGATTGGTGAGTGTCTGCAGTTCAAGGTTTCCAAGAGACCAACCTTTAGTTCAATGTTAGCCACATTTCTTCGCCACTTGCAAGAGATCCCTCGAAGCCCTCCTGCCAGCCCTGATCA TAACTTGCAGTACTTGGGAACGAATGGTGTAGTACCTTCTGCGGCATATCATGTGGAGGTTTCTCTTGATGATCCCAGTCTTCTACACAAATTTGTCTCTGAAGGCAATGTGAATGGAGTTCG AGACTTGCTAGCGAAGATTTCAGGACAACGTATTAGCACTTTACATTCTGTACTAGAGGCGCAAAATGCTGATGGGCAAACTGCTCTCCACCTTGCTTGTAGACGAGGAAGTGTGGAACTTGTTGAGGCCATTCTGGAATACTCTCAGGCAAATGTGGATGTTCTAGACAAAGATGGTGATCCACCCCTTGTGTTTGCTCTTGCGGCTGGATCACCTGAATGTGTTCGTGCTCTTATCAGGAGGCACGCCAATGTCACATCTAGACTTCGAGAGGGCCTTGGTCCATCCGTTGCTCATGTCTGTGCATACCATGGCCAACCAGATTGCATGCGT GAATTATTATTGGCTGGGGCTGATCCGAATGCAGTTGATGATGAAGGTGAATCAGTGCTTCATCGAGCAGTTGCTAAGAAATATACAGACTGTGCTAAGATCATACTGGAAAATGGAGGCTGTAAATCGATGAGTATCTTAAACTCCAAAAATTTGAC GCCACTGCACTTGTGCATCACAACATGGAATGTTGCTGTTGTCAAGAGGTGGGTGGAACTTGCATCTATTCAAGATATCGCCGATGCTATTGATATTCCAAGTCCTGTTGGTACTGCACTGTGCATGGCAGCAGCCTTAAAGAAAGATCGTGAAGCAG aGGGGAGAGAACTGGTACGATTAATTTTAGCTGCTGGAGCGGATCCAGCTACACAAGACACACAACTTTTTCGAACTGTTTTGCATACTGCTGCTATGATAAACGATATTGAGTTGGTCAAG ATCATCCTCGATGCTGGAGTTGATGTAAACATCAAGAATGTGAATAATACGATACCTCTTCATGTGGCATTGAACAGAGGTGCAAAATCATGTGTCGGATTGCTTTTGTCTGCTGGGGCAAATTGTAATATGCAG GATGATGAAGGTGATAATGCTTTTCATGTAGCAGCATTCTCTGCTAATATGATACGCGAAAATCTTGATTGGATTGTAGTTATGCTCAGGTATCCTAATGCTGCTGTTGAAGTTAGGAATCACAG TGGCAAAACTTTATGCGACTATTTGGAGGCTCTGCCTCGTGAATGGATTTCAGAAGATTTGATAGAGGCACTTAGGGAAAAGGGGGTCCATTTATCTCCCACAGT ATATGAAGTAGGGGACTGGGTGAAATTCAAGAGAAGCATTGTGACACCAACTTATGGGTGGCAAGGTGCTAGACATAGGAGTGTTGGTTTTGTTCAAAATGTCCTTGACAAAGACAATCTCATTGTGTCCTTTTGCTCTGGGGATGGCCGGGAGGCTCAAGTATTGGTAGATGAAGTTGTAAAAGTGATTCCACTGGACAGGGGCCAACACGTGAAGCTCAAGCCAGATGTGAGAGAACCAAG ATTTGGTTGGCGTGGCCATGCCCATGACAGCATAGGAACTGTTTTATGTGTTGATGATGATGGGGTGCTTCGTGTTGGGTTTCCTGGAGCATCTAGAGGGTGGAAGGCTGATCCTGCAGAGATGGAACGCGTGGAGGAATTCAAGGTCGGAGATTGGGTGCGGATTCGTCCTACACTTACAACAGCTAAACATGGATTTGGATCTGCAACACCAGGAAGCATTGGTGTAGTGTACTGCGTCAGACCAGACAACAGTCTGATGGTGGAACTAAGCTACCTTCCTCATCCATGGCATTGTGAGCCAGAAGAGGTTGAACCTGTTGAGCCATTCAGA ATTGCTGATAGGGTCTGTGTGAAGCGCTCTGTTGCAGAGCCAAGATATGCTTGGGGTGGTGAAACACATCATAGTGTaggaaaaataattgatatagaGGCTGATGGTCTGTTGATCATAGAAATTCCCAATCGGCCCATCCCGTGGCAGGCAGATCCTTCTGACATGGAGAAGGTGGAGGATTTCAAG GTAGGTGACTGGGTAAGAGTAAAAGCTTCAGTTCCATCACCAAAATATGGTTGGGAGGACATCACAAGGAATAGCGTAGGTATAATACACAGTTTGGAAGAAGATGGTGATGTTGGCATTGCTTTTTGCTTCCGTAGCAAGCCTTTCTCTTGTTCAGTGACAGACGTGGAGAAGGTGCCGCCTTTTGAAGTTGGACAAGAAATTCATGTTCTGCCATCTGTTTCTCAGCCTCGACTTGGATGGTCCAATGAGACGCCAGCAACGGTTGGAAAGATTGTGAGAATTGACATGGACGGTGCTCTAAAT GCTACGGTTGCTGGGCGAGGCAGTTTATGGAAGGTTTCTCCTGGAGATGCAGAAAGACTTTCAGGATTTGAAGTAGGTGATTGGGTACGTTCAAAACCAAGCCTGGGAACTAGACCCAGTTATGATTGGTACAGCATAGGCAAAGAAAGTTTAGCGGTTGTGCATAGTGTTCAAGACACTGGTTATTTGGAGCTCGCATGCTGTTTCCGCAAAGGACGCCTAATGACTCATTACACCGACATTGAAAAGGTTTCTGGATTTCGAATTGGGCAGCATGTTAGGTTTAGGGCTGGGCTGGTAGAACCAAGATGGGGCTGGAGAGGCACTAATCCAGATTCTCGAGGTGTTATAACTGGCGTTAATGCTGATGGAGAAGTTAGGGTTGCGTTTTTCGGTTTGCAATGTCTCTGGAAGGGGGATCCTGCAGATCTTGAGATAGAGCCAACATTTGAAGTCGCAGAGTGGATCATGTTGAGAGAGATTGCAAGTGGTTGGAAATCTGTAGGGCCAGGTAGCATTGGAGTTGTGCAAGGAATGAGTTATGAAGGAGATCAGTGGGATGGAAATGTCTTTGTCGCTTTTTGTGGAGAGCAGGACCAGTGGAAGGGATATTGTAACCATCTTGAGAGAGTAAACAAGCTCTTAGTTGGTCAGCGTGTTAGAGTAAGAAACTCGGTGAAGCAGCCAAGGTTTGGTTGGTCAGGTCATAGTCATGCAAGTGTTGGAACTATAGCAGCAATTGATGCAGATGGCAAACTAAGAATCTACACACCAGCAGGCTCAAAATCTTGGATGCTTGATCCTTCAGAAGTAGACCTTGTGGAGGAAAAGGCAATCCAAGTTGGCGACTGGGTCAGGGTTAAGGACAATGTGTCTAACCCAACACACCAGTGGGGGGATGTCTCTCATTCAAGTATTGGGGTAGTGCACCGCATAGAAGATGGAGATCTTTGGGTTGCATTCTGCTTTTTGGATAGGCTATGGCTCTGCAAGGCCGGGGAAATGGAAAGAATTAGGGCATTTAAAATTGGGGATAAGGTGAAGATCAGAGATGGGCTAGTGGCACCTCGGTGGGGATGGGGGATGGAGACTCATGCCAGTAGAGGTGAGGTGGTTGGAGTAGATGCTAATGGGAAGCTAAGAATCAAGTTTCAATGGAGAGAAGGCCGTCCATGGATTGGAGACCCTGCTGATATTGTTCTTCATGAGCACGATGATCAATGA